The Bubalus kerabau isolate K-KA32 ecotype Philippines breed swamp buffalo chromosome X, PCC_UOA_SB_1v2, whole genome shotgun sequence genome has a segment encoding these proteins:
- the RPA4 gene encoding LOW QUALITY PROTEIN: replication protein A 30 kDa subunit (The sequence of the model RefSeq protein was modified relative to this genomic sequence to represent the inferred CDS: inserted 3 bases in 2 codons; deleted 3 bases in 2 codons; substituted 1 base at 1 genomic stop codon), protein MSKNGFGSYGSISAPGGASGSSDPLSQGRVALATKSMGSRAQIQAIVPCVNQLLTSTLVDNIFKNRGIKISQVSVMGIIRQAEKTVSYXYKIDDMTSKPIKVCQWVGRDKAKQEVTLLPVGVYTXVFGILECSAEVKSLEMLKIHVLQDMNEYSTHILETVKVHMMLDNTCQAASGQSGPVDPSEMGEAQKHGEHQPSFVQNEVLHLIHECPPXEGKSIHELQTKLCVLSIRTVKQAIDYLTVEGHIYPTVDEEHFKSAE, encoded by the exons ATGAGTAAGAATGGGTTTGGGAGCTATGGGAGCATTTCTGCCCCAGGTGGAGCCAGCGGAAGCAGTGACCCACTGTCTCAGGGCAGGGTAGCTCTTGCTACTAAGTCCATGGGATCCAGGGCCCAAATCCAGGCTATTGTTCCTTGTGTAAACCAACTGCTCACCTCCACTCTGGTTGATAACATCTTCAAGAATAGAGGAATCAAGATTTCCCAAGTTTCTGTCATGGGAATAATCAGGCAGGCAGAGAAGACTGTAAGTT TTTATAAGATTGATGATATGACCAGTAAACCTATCAAGGTCTGCCAGTGGGTTGGCAGAGATAAAGCAAAGCAGGAGGTGACTCTGCTTCCAGTGGGAGTATATAC AGTGTTTGGTATCCTCGAATGTTCTGCGGAGGTGAAGAGCCTTGAGATGTTGAAAATCCATGTCCTCCAGGACATGAACGAGTACAGC ACACATATTCTAGAAACGGTCAAGGTACATATGATGCTGGATAACACCTGCCAAGCGGCCTCTGGGCAAAGTGGCCCTGTTGATCCATCAGAAATGGGTGAAGCCCAGAAGCATGGTGAGCACCAACCCAGTTTCGTCCAGAACGAGGTGCTACATTTGATTCATGAGTGTCCTCCATAGGAAGGCAAGAGCATTCATGAGCTCCAGACCAAGCTTTGCGTCCTGAGCATCCGGACTGTCAAGCAAGCCATTGATTATCTGACTGTGGAGGGCCACATCTAC CCCACTGTGGATGAAGAGCATTTCAAATCTGCTGAATGA